AGGAAGCGTGACCGTGATCTCGGGAGGGGAGCACCGCATGGACGGCGCGGCGATCATCGAGCAGTTGATGACCACGGAGGTCAGGGCCGACCCGTACCCGCTCTACGCGAAGGCGCTGCAGCTCGGCCCGGTGACACCGGCCGGGGACGGGATGTTCGTGGCGAGCGGCTACGCGGCGGTCAACAAGGCGCTGCGCACGCCCGCCTTCGGCGTCGCCACCGCCGAGATGATGTCCGGCCTGGAGCCGGAGTTCACCGCGCACTCCTCGCTCGCCCTCTTCGGCCGCTCGATCCTCCAGCGCAACGCCCCCGACCAGCCCCGGGTGCGCTCCCTGATCGCCTCGGTGTTCACCCCGCGCCGGGTCGCCGCGCTGCGCCCGGCGGTGGAGAAGGCGGTCGCCGAGCTGCTGGACGGGATGGCCGAGCAGGGCGCGGACGGTTCGCCGGTGGACTTCATGGACGCCTTCGCCTTCCGCCTCCCGGTCGGGGTGATCTGCGAGCTGCTCGGCGTCCCCGAGCAGGACCGCTACCGCTTCCGCGGCCTGGCCTCCGACCTGACCGTCGCCCTGGAGATCCTCGCGGACCTCGACGAACTGACCGTGGCCGACCGCGCCGCGGACGAGCTGTCCCACTACTTCACCGAGCTGGCCGCCGAACGGCTGGCCCGGCCGCAGGACGACCTGGTCAGCGACCTGGCCCGGATCGCCGCCGAGGACGATGAGCGGCTGTCCGCCCAGGAGCTGCTGGCCAACCTGGTGCTGCTGCTGGTGGCCGGCTTCGAGACCACCACCAACCTGCTCGGCAACGGCCTCGCCCTGCTGTTCCGCCACCCCGAGGCGGCCGCCGGGCTGCGCAACGGTGCGATCACCCCGGCCGGCTTCACCGACGAGGTGCTGCGCTTCGACTCCCCGGTGCAGGCCACCGGGCGGGTGGCGCTCGCGGACGGCCTGGACATCGACGGGCTGCCCATCCCGGCCGGCAGCGGCGTGACCCTGCTGATCGGCGCGGCCAACCACGACCCGGCCCGGTACCGGAACCCCGGGGTGTTCGACCCGACCCGCACCGACAGCCAGCCGCTCAGCTTCGGCGGCGGCCCGCACTTCTGCCTGGGCTCCCAGCTGGCCCGGCTGGAGGCCGAGGTCGCGGTGCCCGCCCTGCTGGACCGCTTCCCACGGCTCGCCCCGGGCGGCGTCCCCACCCGGCGGGACCGGCTGGTCCTGCGCGGCTTCGAGACGCTGCCGGTGACCGTGCGCTGAAGGCCGCCGCCCGTCGCCCTCCCATCGGTGTGGTGACGTTCGCTCGGTACGGTGACCGTCCGCCGACCGGCCCCCGACCGTCCGTGTCGGGGCCGGCCCGGTACGGAGAACGGGACGTCCGACCGTTCGTAGCTGGGCCGTTCGTAGGAGAGCATGGAGGGACAAAACCGGCCACACCCGGAGCTTTCCCCCGGTCCGGCCGCCAGCCAGGAGGCTCCGCCTCCAGCCAGGAGGTCCCGCCGTGCCCACCGCACCCCGCCCGCCGCGCCCTGCCGCGCCGCAGCCCCGGGTGCCGCGCTGGGTGCCGTGGCTCCCCGTCGTCCTCCTCCTGCTGGACCTGATCACCGAGGCGATCGTCCCGGACGCCGTGGCCGCCGGCTTCCTGCTGACCGCGCTGCCCGTGGTGGCCGCGTTCAGCTACGGCCCGGTCCTGACCGCCGCAGCCACGCTCGGCTCCCTGGCCCTGCAGATCCTCCTGGCCCTGCACGCCGGCCACGTCAACGAGCAGCACCACGTCTGGGTCTACATCGCCACCCTGCTCTCCGGTGTGATGGGCACCGCCCTGTCCTGGCAGCGCACCCGGCAGAACCGCAACCTGCTCCAGGCCCGTACGGTCGCCGAGACCCTGCAGCGCACCGTCCTGCGCCCGGTGCCCGAGCGGACCGGCGGGCTGCGGGTGGCCGGCCTCTACCGCTCGGCGCAGGCCGAGGTGCTGGTCGGCGGCGACCTGTACGAGGTCTGCGACACCCGCTTCGGCGTCCGGGTGCTGCTCGGGGACGTCCGGGGCAAGGGCCTCGGGGCCGTCCGCACCGTCGCCGACGTCCTCGGCGCCTTCCGGGCGGCCGCCCACGACACCCCCGGCCTGGTCGACCTCGCCGACCAGCTGGACCGCACCGTCCTGCGCGACGCCGCCGACCGCGGCGACGACGAACTGTTCGCCACCGCCGTCCTGCTCCAGTACCGGCCGGGCTCCGACTGCGTGGAGATCGTCAACCGCGGCCACACCACCCCGCTGCTGCTCTCCGGGGACGCGATCTCCCCGGTGCCCTGCGCCGACGAGCTCCCCCTGGGCCTCGGCCACCTCGGCCCCGCCGAGGAACGCGGCAAACCGACCGCCGTCGCCCTGCCCCCGGGCCACACCGTCCTGCTCTACACCGACGGCGTCAGCGAGGCCCGCGACCCCGCGGGCGCCTTCTACCCCCTCGCCCCCCGCCTCGCCGCCCTCGGCACCACCGAACCCGACCGCCTGGTCTCCTTCCTCGCCCAGGACGTCCGCCACTACGCCGGCCTCCTCGCCGACGACCTCGCCGTCCTCGCCCTCACCCCGGACACCTCGGAGGTCTCGGGCGCCTCGGACGCCCTCCGCACCACCGATGCGCCTTACACCCCGGGCACCCCGTAACGCCAGAGCCAGGGCCGTCAAGACCAAGCCCGTCGTGGTCGGCTGACCGTGTGTGCGCTATCTTCTGCCGTGAGCATTTTCCCCAGGCAACGACCAGGATCCTCGGGCCGCCGCAAATCCGGCAGGGGCGGCCGCCTCGCCGTGCTGGACGGACTGCGCATCCTGGCAGCGCTGATGGTGGTCTTCCACCACTACGTCGGATACGGCGGCGGCACCAAGCCGGACGACAGCGCCTGGGGCAAGCCGGTCCACGAGGTGTTCCACCGGGCCTCCGTGCCGGGTGGGTACATGTGGACGGGCATCTGCCTCTTCTTCGTCATCAGCGGCTTCGTGATCTGCATGAGCAGCTGGGGCCGCCCGGTGGGCGACTTCGTCCGCTCCCGCGTCATCCGGCTCTACCCGGCGTACTGGTTCGCCGTCCTGGCAGCCACCGCGGTCGTGACGATGTGGCCGGTCGTGCGCCGCCCGCTCGCCTCGGAGCAGGTCCTCGCCAACCTCACGATGTTCCACGGCGGCCTGGGCATCCCGGACGTCGACGCCGTCTACTGGACGCTCTGGATCGAGCTGCGCTTCTACCTGCTCTTCGCCATCGTCGTGTGGAAGGGCGTGACCTACCGCCGGATCGTCGCCTTCTGCTCGATCTGGACGGTCGCGGGCATCGTCGCGACCAGCACCAAGTGGCCGGTGCTGCAGTTCTTCGCGATGTCCGAGGTCTCCTCGTTCTTCGTCGCCGGACTCGCGCTCTACCTGGTCCACCGGTACGGCCCCAACCTGATGCTCTTCGGCATCGTCGGGATCAGCTGGATCCTCTCCGTCCTCTACACGATCCAGCACCAGCACGACGTGAACCCCTACCTCGGCCAACCCGACCTGCCGACCTGGCCGGCCGTCCTGCTGACCACCCTCTCCTACCTGGTGATCATCGTGGTGGCGCTGGGCTGGGCCTCGCGGATCCAGTGGCGCTGGCTCACCTTCGCCGGAGCGCTCACCTACCCGCTCTACCTCCTGCACGAGACCATGGGCTGGACGGCCCTGCGCGCCCTCTACGACCACGGCACCAAGCCCTGGGTCGCGGTCGGCATCGTCACCACCGGCATGCTGGTCGCCTCCTGGCTGGTCCACCGGCTCATCGAGAAGCCGCTGACCCCACTGCTCAAGCGCGGCATGACCGACAGCATCGACCAGCTCCGCGCCGCCGAACCCCTGCCCGCCCCGGCTGCCCCGGCTACCCCCGAGCCCGCCCCGGCCCTGCAGACCGTCCCCGCCGCCACCTGGCCCCCGCCCCCCACCGCGCCCACGTACCCGGCTCCGGACCACTACCGCACGCCCCACGGCGGCGGACCGTACTGACCCACCCCGGACAAGGTGCGGCCGACCCGGCGGGTTCCGCCAGGTCGGCCGCACTCGTTTCGACCGTCGGTGATCAGACCTGGTACCAGGAGCGGAAGGCCTCTCCCGGCGAGGGCTGGTCGATCGCCCAGGTAGTGCCTGCGGCGTCGGTGGTGGTGACGATCATGGCTCCGTTGTCGAAGAGCATGACGCGCGGGTCCCCGGCGAAGATCATGCTCTGGTTGCCGAGGTAGGTGCCGGCGCTGAACCCGCTGGTGGGGCCGCTCTGGCCGAACAGCACGATGTGCCCGTCAGCCGTACGGGCGACGATGTTGACGGTGCCGCCGGCTCCGGCGGACAGGACGATGCTGGTGGCGCCGCCGGTGCCGCCGTTGAGGCTGATCCTGTACCACTCGCGGAAGGCCGTCCCGGGCCCGGCCTGGTCGATGCCCCAGACGTCCCCGTTGACGTCGATGGCGGCCACGATCATGCCGCCGCTGGCGGCCGTGGTGACACTCGGATCCCCGGCGAAGACGGGCGAAGTGGTGCCGAGGTAGTCACCCTGGCTGAACCCGCTGGTCGGGCCGCTCTGGCCGAAGTAGCCGATGTGCCCGTTGGTGGTGCGGGCGAACAGGTTGAGCGTGCCGCCCCCTGCCGGGGACAGCACGGAGGCGGAGCGGCCCGTGAGCCCGCCGCTGACGCTGACCTTGGACCAGGCACCGAACGCGGATCCGGGTGCGGACTGGCTGGTCGACCACAGGTCGCCCGCGGTGTCGACAGCGGTGACGATCATGCCGCCGCCGGCGGCGAGGGTGACCGCGGGGTCCTGGGCGAACACCGGCGCGGAGCTGCCGACGTCCGTTGCGGGGCTGAAGGACGCGTCGGGGCCGGCCTGGGCGTAGTCGATGATCCGGCCGGTGCGGGTCCGGGCGAAGATGTGCACCGTGCCGCCGGCCGCCGGCGACAGGATCGGCGCCGGGTCACCGGTGTGGACGCCCTGGGGGCTGAGCTGGTACCAGCTGCGGAAGCCACC
The genomic region above belongs to Streptomyces sp. 1331.2 and contains:
- a CDS encoding cytochrome P450 produces the protein MISGGEHRMDGAAIIEQLMTTEVRADPYPLYAKALQLGPVTPAGDGMFVASGYAAVNKALRTPAFGVATAEMMSGLEPEFTAHSSLALFGRSILQRNAPDQPRVRSLIASVFTPRRVAALRPAVEKAVAELLDGMAEQGADGSPVDFMDAFAFRLPVGVICELLGVPEQDRYRFRGLASDLTVALEILADLDELTVADRAADELSHYFTELAAERLARPQDDLVSDLARIAAEDDERLSAQELLANLVLLLVAGFETTTNLLGNGLALLFRHPEAAAGLRNGAITPAGFTDEVLRFDSPVQATGRVALADGLDIDGLPIPAGSGVTLLIGAANHDPARYRNPGVFDPTRTDSQPLSFGGGPHFCLGSQLARLEAEVAVPALLDRFPRLAPGGVPTRRDRLVLRGFETLPVTVR
- a CDS encoding PP2C family protein-serine/threonine phosphatase, which produces MPTAPRPPRPAAPQPRVPRWVPWLPVVLLLLDLITEAIVPDAVAAGFLLTALPVVAAFSYGPVLTAAATLGSLALQILLALHAGHVNEQHHVWVYIATLLSGVMGTALSWQRTRQNRNLLQARTVAETLQRTVLRPVPERTGGLRVAGLYRSAQAEVLVGGDLYEVCDTRFGVRVLLGDVRGKGLGAVRTVADVLGAFRAAAHDTPGLVDLADQLDRTVLRDAADRGDDELFATAVLLQYRPGSDCVEIVNRGHTTPLLLSGDAISPVPCADELPLGLGHLGPAEERGKPTAVALPPGHTVLLYTDGVSEARDPAGAFYPLAPRLAALGTTEPDRLVSFLAQDVRHYAGLLADDLAVLALTPDTSEVSGASDALRTTDAPYTPGTP
- a CDS encoding acyltransferase family protein; translated protein: MLDGLRILAALMVVFHHYVGYGGGTKPDDSAWGKPVHEVFHRASVPGGYMWTGICLFFVISGFVICMSSWGRPVGDFVRSRVIRLYPAYWFAVLAATAVVTMWPVVRRPLASEQVLANLTMFHGGLGIPDVDAVYWTLWIELRFYLLFAIVVWKGVTYRRIVAFCSIWTVAGIVATSTKWPVLQFFAMSEVSSFFVAGLALYLVHRYGPNLMLFGIVGISWILSVLYTIQHQHDVNPYLGQPDLPTWPAVLLTTLSYLVIIVVALGWASRIQWRWLTFAGALTYPLYLLHETMGWTALRALYDHGTKPWVAVGIVTTGMLVASWLVHRLIEKPLTPLLKRGMTDSIDQLRAAEPLPAPAAPATPEPAPALQTVPAATWPPPPTAPTYPAPDHYRTPHGGGPY